In Psychrobacter sp. P11G3, a single genomic region encodes these proteins:
- the yajC gene encoding preprotein translocase subunit YajC: MSLFIQAAHAAPETAGAAGLFGQILLPVAFFAIFYFLVIRPQSKRTKEHRAMVNALTVGSEIIFAGGLMGRIKAIEGDYAVVSLNNNTDVKVQRASVISVLPAGTIESV; the protein is encoded by the coding sequence ATGAGCTTATTTATTCAAGCTGCCCATGCTGCGCCAGAGACTGCAGGTGCTGCAGGTCTATTCGGTCAGATTTTACTGCCTGTTGCGTTTTTTGCGATTTTTTACTTCTTGGTCATTCGCCCGCAGTCTAAGCGTACCAAAGAACACCGTGCCATGGTTAACGCATTGACCGTTGGTAGTGAAATCATTTTCGCTGGTGGTTTAATGGGCCGTATCAAAGCAATCGAAGGCGATTATGCCGTTGTTAGCCTAAACAACAATACTGACGTGAAAGTACAACGTGCTTCTGTTATTTCAGTATTGCCTGCTGGCACGATCGAAAGCGTCTAA